A region of Lacinutrix sp. Hel_I_90 DNA encodes the following proteins:
- a CDS encoding DUF1015 domain-containing protein — translation MAQIKPFRAVKPTRDKVSLVASRSYQSYTQAEREARLNYNPFSFLHIVNPGYKYAKEISGEARYQLVKNRYQEFKEDSIFAQDEKPSFYIYKIVDRDYQVFNGIVAAASVEDYENDIIKKHEDTISSREIVFKDYLKTVGFNAEPVLLTYPENDTVSKILKETQQQRPEFEFTTTYRDTHYLWPIDKPDDIKTITEAFSKMKTLYIADGHHRSSSSQLLCADLRAENKNHKGSESYNYFMSYLICETELRIHEFNRLVKDLNGLTKEEFLIQLDTMYRIENRGTMPYKPTKPHHFSMYLDGEFYSLYLRKTNYEFKTSLDALDAQLLYQTILNPILGIIDLRNDTRIHYLSGKKDIVNLKSAIDSGAYKVGFGMIPATIDQMKQIADDGLKMPPKSTYIEPKLRSGVTIYEF, via the coding sequence ATGGCTCAAATAAAACCATTTCGCGCGGTAAAACCAACACGAGACAAAGTAAGTCTGGTTGCTTCCCGCTCCTACCAGAGTTATACGCAAGCGGAACGTGAAGCACGATTAAATTATAATCCGTTTTCCTTTTTGCATATCGTTAATCCCGGTTATAAATATGCTAAAGAGATTTCTGGTGAAGCACGTTACCAACTGGTAAAAAACCGTTATCAGGAATTTAAAGAGGATAGCATTTTTGCTCAAGATGAAAAACCAAGTTTTTATATTTATAAAATTGTAGATCGGGATTATCAAGTCTTTAATGGTATTGTTGCTGCTGCCAGTGTAGAAGATTATGAGAATGACATTATTAAAAAACACGAAGACACGATTTCCAGCCGTGAAATTGTATTTAAAGACTATCTCAAAACGGTTGGTTTTAATGCGGAACCTGTACTACTAACCTATCCTGAAAATGATACGGTTTCAAAAATTCTAAAGGAAACGCAACAACAACGACCAGAATTTGAGTTTACAACCACTTATAGAGACACACACTATTTATGGCCAATTGATAAACCCGATGATATTAAAACGATTACAGAAGCGTTTAGTAAAATGAAAACGCTTTATATTGCAGATGGTCACCACAGGTCTTCATCCTCACAGTTATTATGTGCCGATTTAAGAGCTGAAAACAAAAACCATAAGGGTAGTGAAAGTTATAACTACTTTATGAGTTACCTCATTTGTGAAACAGAGTTACGCATTCATGAGTTTAATCGTTTAGTTAAAGATTTAAATGGGTTAACAAAAGAGGAATTTCTTATTCAGTTAGACACTATGTACCGTATTGAAAATAGAGGAACTATGCCCTACAAGCCAACAAAACCGCATCACTTTAGCATGTATTTAGATGGCGAATTTTATTCGTTGTATTTGCGTAAAACCAATTATGAATTTAAAACCTCTTTAGATGCATTGGACGCGCAACTACTCTATCAAACCATTTTAAACCCAATTCTTGGTATTATAGATCTACGCAATGATACACGAATACACTATCTAAGTGGCAAAAAAGACATCGTTAATTTAAAAAGCGCCATAGATAGTGGTGCCTATAAAGTTGGTTTTGGTATGATTCCTGCAACAATAGACCAAATGAAACAGATTGCAGACGATGGCTTAAAAATGCCACCAAAAAGCACCTATATTGAACCTAAGTTAAGAAGTGGTGTCACTATTTATGAGTTTTAA